In the Sulfurivermis fontis genome, CACGCAGTTGCAGGCCCGGCAGGGAGAAATCCACCGCCACCGCCTGTGGTACAAAGGACCGGCCACAAATCGCGGCAAGGCGCTGCTCGCGCTGCGCCGCCTCCTGGGCCGGCCGTACCGCCAGCACCTGGCGGCCGTTATGGCGCAGCGTGATGGCGACGTCGAAGCGGCTCAACGCGACGCGCCGCACCACCTCGGCGAGATGTTCGAACTCGGTGCGCTCGGCGCGCAGAAACTTGCGCCGTGCCGGTGTGTTGTAGAAGAGGTCACGCACCTCCACCGTACAACCGCGCGGGTGGGCGCAGGGGGCGATGGCGCCGCTGCTGTCGATGCGGTGGCCGTGTCCTTCCCCGGCACAGCGGCTGCTCAGGGTCAGGCGCGACACCGAGGCAATGCTGGCCAATGCCTCGCCACGGAAACCGAGGCTTGCCACCCGCATCAACTCGTCCTGACTGTACACCTTGCTGGTGGCGTGGGGTGCCAGAGCCAAAGCCAGGTCATCCGCCGCAATTCCTGTGCCGTCATCCTGCACACGGATCAAGGCCACCCCGCCCTGCTCCACTTCGACATCGATACGTGAGGCGCCGGCATCGAGACTGTTCTCCAGCAACTCTTTGACCACGGAGGCCGGGCGCTCCACCACCTCGCCGGCGGCGATCTGATTGGCAAGCAGGGGATCGAGGAGACGGATGCGCCGGGGAGATTGCGTCATGGCGCGCAGATTACCCCGAACGGCGCCGGTTGTGTACCGTGCCGGCACGGGCAGGCACCGCCCGCGAACAGCTCAACCGCCGCTGGCGGCCGGGATGCGCAGCACGTCACCGACGCGCAGTTGATCCCCCTTGATGTCGTTGCTGGAACGCAGCTGTTCGAGACTCACCTGATACTGCCGGGCAATGCCGGACAGCGTATCGCCGCGGCCAATCACATGCTGCTGGCCGCGCGAGTCCTGGCGCACCGCCAGCAGGGTACCGGGCGGCGGATTCTGCCGGAAATAGGCCCGCACGCCGTCCATGATGCTGCTTGCCAGGGCGTATTGATGATTGGGATCGCGCAGCTTGCGCTCCTCATCCGGATTGGAGATGAACGCCGTCTCCACCAGGATCGAGGGCACGTTGGGTGACTTCAGCACGCGGAAACCGGCCTGCTCCACGCGGCTGCGATGCAGGTGTCCCACTTGTCCCAGACCGGACAGCACGCGGCTGGCCACGTCGGTGCTCGCCTCCATCGTGCCGGTCAGCGAAAGATCGAACAACACTGAAGTCAGCAGATCATCCTTATCGTCCAGGCTGACGCCGCCGATGATATCGGAGGCGTTTTCCTTGTCGGCCAGCAGGCGTGCATGTTCGCTGGAGGCACCACGTTGCGACAAGGTGTAGACCGACGCGCCGCGCGCACGGCGATCGGCAAAGGCATCGGCATGGATGGAGATAAACAGATCGGCACGGTGCTCGCGCGCCATTTCCACGCGCCGCTGCAGCTTCACGAAATAGTCGCTGTCGCGAATCATCACCGCACGCATACCCGGCTCGCGCTCCACCAGATCGCGCAACCGCTTGGCCACGGCCAGGGTCACATCCTTTTCCCGCGTACCGCGCGGGCCGATGGCGCCCGGATCCTCACCGCCATGGCCGGCGTCGATGGCGATCACGATCTCGCGCGGGGCGTTGGTTACCGCAGGTACTGCAGGCACCGCCGGCGCCGGACCTACCGCGGCCACCTTGGTGTCATACAGGTCGATCACCAGACGGTGACCATATTCGTTATTGGGGCGCAGCACGAAACTCTTCGGCCGCACCTCACCCTTCAGGTCCAGTACCACACGCAGATCGCTGCCGTTGCGCGGCGCGGAACGGATGTCGCGGATCAGACTGGGGCCGAGATCGAGGCCGACGAAGGGTTTGTCGAGTCGGGTATTTTTCAGGTCGATGACCAGACGATCGGGATTTTTCAGCATGAACAGGCTGTGCTCGACATCGCCGGTGACATCGAACACCAGGCGGGTGTTGTCCGGTGCAGGCCACATACGCACACCGCGGATAGTCACCGCATCGGCCCAGACGGCAGAGGTCAGCACCAGCAGCAGCAGCGCCGTTATGGCTTTTGTTGTCATTGCCTGCCCTCCCCCGTCCCGGAACATGACCCTAAACAGTCATATTAATCATTAAGATAGCAATCAATCCTTTGACTGTTTCTCATGACATAGGGGTAACTTAATACCGAACAAGCAAAAAATCAACCTGCTGCCAAGGCACGACGGAGGCAGGCGAGTATCACCTCGCCCCGTTCCGTACCGGCCTGAATACGTGTCAGCCGCCCCGCGGCCCGGTATTCGAGGGTCAGTTCGAGATCGGCCACCGGCAATACGCCGGCCCCGCGCTCCGGCCATTCCACCAGGCATTGCGCGGTACCGGCCAGATAGTCGCGGATACCTAGAAACTCCAGTTCCTCCGCATCGCCCAGTCGATAGAGGTCGAAGTGATAGACGCTGCGGCCGGCCAGTTCGTAGGGCTCGACCAGGGTGTAGGTGGGACTTTTCACCGCGCCGCCGTGACCGAGGCCATGCAGATAGCCGCGCACCAGGGTGGTCTTGCCGGCACCGAGATTGCCGTGCAGGAACAGCAGCAGGCCGCCATCCGCCGCACAGCGGGCCAGGGCCGTGCCGAGCGCCTCGGTGGCCACGGCATCAGCCAGTTGGAGTTGCAACAGGGAAGCAGTCATTGCGGATTGACCAGACGACGCAGATGGGGGAACAGATCGGAGGCGAGCAGGCCGCGTTCCCCTCCGGCAACCGCAGCGGCATCGGCCGCCGCCGCATGCAGGCATACCCCGGCGCCCGCCGCCTCGCGCAGCGGCAGCCCCTGGGCGATGAGCGCGGCAATGATCCCGCTGAGCACATCACCCATGCCGCCGCTGGCCATGCCCGGATTGCCGCCGGCACAGATGCCGGGCAGGCCGTCGTCGGCCAGCACCAGACTGCCCGGCCCCTTGAGCACCACCACGCCGCCGAAACTGGCCTGCAGGCCGGCCACCGCCGTAAAACGGTTGGCCTGCACCTGCGCCGCGGTTTCACCAAGCAGGCGGCCCGCCTCGCCGGGATGGGGGGTGAGCACCCAGTCCTTACGGTGCGTGGGCTCCTGTGCCAACAGATTGAGGGCATCGGCATCGACCACCAGCGGCTGGCGCGCCTGCAACACCTTCCCCAGCATGTGCCGTCCCCACGCCCCCTGTCCCAATCCCGGACCGATCACCACCACTGTGGCACGGCGCAGCAGCGGCTCCAGTTCCGCTGCACTTTCCACTCCGTGGCACATCAATTCCGGACGCGCTGCGGTGAGCGCTGCCGCATGAGCCGCGTGCGTCGCCACGCTGACCAGGCCGGCGCCGCAGCGCGCCGCCGCCTCCGCCGCCAGGCGTGCGGCACCGGCATAGCCGAGATCACCACCCACCACCAGCACATGGCCGCAGTCACCCTTGTGGGCATCACGCCGACGCGGCGCGAGCCAGGCAGCGAACTGCGCGCTATCGAGCCGCCGCGCCGCGACCGGGACCCTGCCATAGACGGCCGGCGGTACGGCGAGGGAGGCGAAGTGCAGTTCGCCGCAGCAGGCCGGGCCAGCCGCGGTGAGCAGGCCCTGCTTGAGGCCGATGAAGGTAAGGGTGAGCGTGGCACGCACGGCGCAGCCCAGTACCGCGCCGGTGTCGGCATCGAGGCCGGAGGGGATGTCCAGCGCCAGTACCGGCCGGCCGCTGCCGTTGATGATTTCGATAGCCGTGCGCCAGGCATCGTGCACCGCGCCGCTCAGGCCCGTGCCCAGCAACGCATCCACCACCACGTCGCAGTGGCGCAAATCGCCCGGAGCCAGGGGCCGTGCCGTCATGCCAACCGCCTGCGCGGCGGCCAGGGCATCACCCTGCAGACGGCTCGCCTCACCCACCTGATACAGCGCCACCTCCAGTCCCGCCTCGCGCGCCAGCCGCGCCACCACAAAACCGTCACCACCGTTGTTGCCAACGCCGCACACTACGGCGATACGGTGTGCCTCGGGCCAGTGCCGGCACAGCAGCTCGAAGGCGGCACGGCCGGCACGCTCCATCAGCACACCGCCGCCCAGCCCGCCCAGCTCCATGGCCAGACGGTCCAGTTCGCGCACCTGGGCGGCGCGATAAAGATCATGGGGTAAGGTTGGCATGGCAGGTATCATACCGACATGGCCGATCTCCACAACAGCGACGCGCACGACTACACCGCCCTGGTGCAGCAGATCCGGCAATGGGGTGCGGCACTCGGTTTCCAGCAGGTGGGCATCAGCCACACCGATCTGTCGGCGGCCGAAACGGAACTCAACCAGTGGCTTGCTGCCGGCCATCACGGTGAAATGGGCTACATGGCACAGCATGGCAGCAAGCGCAGCCGGCCAGCGGAACTGGTACCCGGCACCCTCAGCATCATCAGTGCGCGCATGGACTATCTGCCGCCCGCCGCTGAACCCTGGGGGGTTTTGCAGAACGGCACACGCGGCTACATCGCGCGCTACGCCCTCGGCCGCGACTACCACAAACTGATCCGCACACGGCTGCAGCAACTGGCCGCGCAGATCGAGGGCGCCATCGGTCCCTACGGCTACCGCGTGTTCAGCGACAGCGCCCCGGTGCTGGAAAAACCCATCGCCGCCCAGGCCGGCCTCGGTTGGGTGGGCAAGCACAGCAACCTGCTCACCCGCCAGGGTTCCTGGTTCTTTCTCGGCGAGATATACACCGATCTGCCGCTGCCGGCAGACCGTGCGGCAAGTGCCCACTGCGGACGCTGCACGGCATGCATCGACCTCTGCCCCACCCGCGCCATCATCGCCCCGTATACGGTGGACGCACGGCTGTGTATTTCCTACCTCACCATCGAACTGCACGGCGCCATTCCCGAACCGCTGCGTCCGCTGCTGGGCAACCGGATCTACGGCTGCGACGACTGCCAGCTGGTCTGCCCCTGGAACGGTCACGCCCGCCACACCGCCGAACCCGACTTCCTGCCGCGCCGCGGTTTGGACGCACCACAGCTCGTCGACCTGTTCGCCTGGAGTGAGCAAGACTTCCTGCACCGCACCGAAGGCAGTCCGCTGCGCCGCCTCGGCCACGAGCGCTGGCTGCGCAACATCGCCGTGGCCCTCGGCAATGCCCCCGCTGATGCGACCATCCGCAGCGCCCTGCAGCAGCGCAGCGAACATCCCTCCGCCCTGGTGCGGGAACACGTGGCCTGGGCGCTGAGGCGGCAACAGCAACGGACCGAGAACCGCACCTGATGTGATCGCGGTGGCGAAATCTGCCCGCCGCCGGGTTTACACTACGCAACCCCGCATGACCGGACTTACATCATGGCCCGCATCCTTGCCGTCGGCATCGCCACACTCGACATCATCAATCTGGTAGAAGACTATCCGCCGGAGGATGCCGAGGTGCGCGCCCTGGAACAGGAGACGCGCCGCGGCGGGAACGCCACCAATACCCTGGTGGTACTGAGCCAGTTCGGCCACCAGTGCAGTTGGGCCGGCACCCTGGCCGACGAACCGGATGCCCGGCTGATCCGTGCCGACCTGGCACGCCACGCCATCGACACCAGCGCCGTGGAATGGCTACCGCGCGGCAAGGTACCGACCTCCTACATCACCCTGAGCCAGCGCAGCGGGTCGCGCACCATCGTGCATTACCGCGACCTGCCCGAATACAGCTTCGAACATTTCCGCGCCATCGATCTGACGCGCTTCGACTGGATACATTTCGAGGGACGCAATGTGGAGGTGACGCAACGCATGCTGGAACGGGTAACAAAACTGCATCCCGAGCTGCCCTGTTCCCTGGAGGTGGAGAAACCGCGTCCCGGCATCGAACAGCTGTTTCCCTACCCCGACCTGCTGCTCTTTTCCCGCGTCTATGCCCGCGCCTGTGGTTTCCAGCGTGCCGAGGGCCTGTTCGACCGCGTACGCGCGCAGGCACCGACGGCACAACTGGTATGTGCGTGGGGCGAAGGCGGCGCCTATGCCCGCGACCGCGATGGCCGTGGCTACCACACCCCGGCCTTCCCGCCGCCGCGTCTGGTGGACACCCTGGCTGCCGGCGACGTGTTCAACGCCGGCATCATCCACGGACTGGCACGCAAGCGTCCGCTGGAACTGACCCTGATCGAAGCGGCGCGCCTGGCCGGCCGCAAATGCGGCCAGCAGGGTATCGAGGGATTGGCGGATTAGTCGGTCCTAGAGGAAACAGGCAATTTCCGGATAGGCACAGGCCTTGTCGCGGCCGTTGTGCTTGCCGAAATAGAGAGCCTGATCGGCCTCGCTGATGAGGCGCTCGAGAATAATCTGGGCATCGGCCTTGTCCTGCGCCAGCAGGCAGGCGATACCGATGCTGACCGTCACCTTGATGCGACGGCCATCGATGTTGAATTCCGTATCCTTCACCGCTGCACGTATGCGTTCCGCCAGCTGCTTGGCCCCCTCCAATTCCGTATCGGGTACGGCGATGATGAATTCCTCGCCGCCGAAGCGCGCCAGCACATCCACCTCGCGCACCTGCTGCCGGAGCAGTTCGGCGCAGCGGCGCAGTACTTCATCGCCCAGGTTGTGACCGTGCACATCGTTGATGCCTTTGAAGTGATCGATATCGAGCAGCAGCAGGCAAAAGCCTTTTTTGTAACGCAGGCTGCGTGCCAGCGCCGAGCGGGATTCAGGGAAAAAGAAGCGGCGGTTGTGCAAACCGGTCAACTCGTCGATCACCGACAGCTCGGCATAGCGGCGCTTGAGCGCCTCGGCATCGGCCAGCGCCTGCTCCAACTGGCGCGTTCGTTCACGCACCATGTTCTCCATGCTGTTGAGCAGGCGGTTGTTGACCAACATCTGGCCAAGGAAATTGGCAAAAATCACCAACGAACGCTCCTGCGCCTCGGTGAAGAATTCAGCATGGGGGTGTGACACATTGAGCACACCGAGCACCTCGCCACTGGCCTTGATGGGCAGGCTGATCAGCGAACCGATGGTCATGGCGGCGGGGCTGATGCCGCGGCAGTTGCGCGCGAAACGCGGGTCATTTTCACAATTGCGGCTGTGCTGCAGAAGGCCGGTCTGCGCCGCCATACCTACCAGCCCCTCGCCCACCTCGAAACTGGCGAACAACGGCGCATGGCCGGAGCTGCGTTCCTGCGTCAGGCCGATCATATCCGCCCAGTCGAGGCCGGCGGCATTCACCAGCTTGCCGTCGCGCAGCAGGTACACCGAGCAGCGCTCCATATCCTGGTTCTGCATCAGCACGTCGAGGGCACTACCGAGCAACTGGCTGTCGCTCTGGCCATAGACCCGCAATGCCGACAGGCCGCGCAGGGCGGAAAGGGAATCGATCAGCTTGAGAAAACTGTCGTTGAGTTCGCGGAATGTTTCAATGAACGGCGCCGTATCCATCGTGCACCCGCATCAACCGTCAGCCAGCAGCCGGGCCAACAGCGCGATTTCGTCACGCTTGGCCAGCATTTCGCCCAGCTCGCTCTCCGCCTCTACCGGCGGGATACCCAGCGCTGTCAGCGTGCCTAAATCAACAGCTTCATTCTCCCGCTGCAGGCGCGCGGCCCATTGGGCGCAAAAACCGATCAGACGCACCAAGGGTTGGTATTCGCCGTTATAGGCCACATCCCGGTGGTGCTCGATGGCCGCCACGGCAAAGGCCGGCAGGTGCCACTTGCGCGCCAGCCAACCGCCTACCTGCAAATGGTCCGCGCCCAGCGCAGCGGTTTCTGCCGCGGCCAGACTGAGCCCCGGCTCCTGCGCCAGACGGTCAAATACCCACGCCATCTCGTCCGGATAAAGGTGTACCAGCGCCAACAGCCCCAGGTTGTGCAGCAGACCGGCCAGATAGGCGTTGCCGCCGTGGGGGCGCGGCTCCTCCTCGACCAGACGGGCCAGACGCTGGGCCAGGGTCGCCGTGACCATGGCGCTGGCCCAGTACTCGTCGACATGGAAAGAGGGGCAATGGCTGGTGCGGAAGGGGCCGGCCAGCACCATGCTGAAGGCCAGGCTGCGGGCGATATTGATGCCCAACACCTTGAAGATGGCGTCCTCGGCAGTGGCGACCCGCTCGGGATAGCCGAAATAGGCGGAATTGGCCAGGCCGATAAGGCGTGCCAGCAATGGCGGGTCTTTTTCGATGATGGCGGCAATACGCTGCACATCCATATCGCCTTCGGCGAACACCGCCAACAGTTCCTGCGCCACCAGGGACATCGGCGGAAGCCGGTTCAGCTTCTGAATTTCGAGCCGGGTCTCGGTTACCGTATGGCTGATGTGCACGTATGGTTATCCTTGCGGAGTCCCGCCCACGGCGGGCACATTCTCGGGAACAGGTGCACAGTATATGAGAATGACGGGCAAAGGATAGCCCTCCACCCCATCAGGGAGAGGAGCGCAGCTCAGGCCTTGTCGTCGAACAGGCTGCCGATGGCCTCATCGATGGTGCGCATGGCCTTGGCGCTGGCCTCCACCTGCAGGCGATTGACCTTGCTCTCCACCAGGGGCTCGGTGGGTGAGGCCTCGCCCTGCAGCTGCGCGGTACTGGCGATCTGGGCCGCATTGCGATCGAGTCCTTCCATACCGCGACGGATGCCTTGCAGGGCGCTGTTGAATGCCGATGTGATCTTCATGAGAGTTTATCCCGTGGAACCTCACTGCTTACTATCGTCCAAGCAGGCCGATTTTCAAGGGGACCACAATTGCTGCAGGCGTGACCGGTTCAGCTGCAGCCATTGCAGGGCGATGATCGGACTGGCGGAGTTGATACGCCCGGAGGACAGCAGGGCCATGGCCTCGGCGAAAGTCACCGTGAAGACCCGGATGTCCTCCCCCTCGGCAGCCAGGCCATGGATACCGCCGACCCCGGCCGCATCGACCCGGCCACAATACAGGCTGATGCGCTCCGAGGTGCCACCGGGACTGACCAGATACTCGCAGATGGGCTCCAGCGCCAGCAGGGTACAACCCGCCTCCTCCAACATCTCGCGCTCAACCACCTCCGCTGCCGTCTCGCCGCTCTCGATGATTCCCGCCACGATCTCCAATAGCCAGGGTCCACCGGGAGCGTCCAAGGCACCGATACGAAACTGCTCCAGCAATACGATGCGATCAAGGACCGGATCATAGGGCAGGACCGCCGCTGCGTGACCGCGCTCGAACAATTCGCGGCTGAGCAATGGACTCATGCCGCCATCGTAGCGACGGTGGCGCAGGCGGTAATGCTCCATGCGGAAAAAGCCTTGATAACAGGTGCGCTGCTCCACGATCTCCACCGTCGGCTCAGCCGGACCACCTGTCTGTGTCTGTATCGTCACCCTGCCACCTCCACGCCTGCTGTAATCCTGCCCCCCATGGTACGATGTCGACATCCTGTTACAACAGTTACACGCCATGCCCGTCCAAACTGCTCTCCCCGCCATCACCGCCGTGATTCTTGCCGGTGGCCGCGCACGCCGCATGGCTGGGGCCGACAAGGCGCTGCTGCCCCTCGCCGGCAGGCCGCTGCTGGCCCATGTAATCGCTGCCCTGCGCCCGCAGGTGGATATGATCCTGCTGAACAGCAATCGTGCCGCTGCGGCGTACGCATCCTTCGGCCTGCCGGTCATCGCCGACACACTGCCAGATCAGCCCGGTCCACTCGCCGGTTTGCTTGCGGCATTACAGGCCAGTACCAGCGACCTGGTGCTGTGCGTTCCCTGTGACACCCCCTGCCTGCCTGCCGCACTGGTGCAACGCATGTATACAGCCCTGTCACAGGCCGCCGCCGATGTCTGCACCGTCAGTGACGGAGAGCGATTACATGCCGCCATCATGCTGGCACACCGCCGCGTCCAACCGGCCCTGGAGAGTTACCTCATCAGCGGCGGACGCAAGGTACAGGACTGGCTGCACAGCCAGAAACTGGTGGTTGCGGATTTTTCCGATCAATCGGCCGCCTTCAGCAACATCAATACCGCCCAGGATCTGCAAGCCCTGGAACAAAGGTTTTCCGCCCATGAGTGCTGAACACACCCCGCCGCTGCTCGCCTTCGTCGCTGCCAGCGGCACCGGCAAGACCACCCTGCTGGAGCAGATCATCCCGCTGCTGCGCAGCCGCGGCCTGCGCCTTGCCGTCATCAAGCACACGCATCACGATTTTGATATCGATCGGCCCGGCAAGGACAGCTATCGCATGCGTGATGCCGGCGCCCGGCAGGTGATGGTCGCCTCGCGCCGGCGCTGGGCGCTGCTCACGGAACATCCGGACGGCCGTGCCGAACCCTGCCTGGAGGAACTGGTGGCCGCACTGGATCGCGCCGCCCTCGACCTGATCCTGGTGGAAGGCTTCAAACACGAGGCGGTCAATAAAATAGAGTTGCACCGGCCAACGCTGGGCAAACCGCCGCTGTTCCCCCATGACCCACAGATCATCGCCGTGGCCTGCGATGCACCCCCCGACATCCCCACCCCGCTGCCACTGCTCGACCTCAACGACCCGCCGGCCATCGCCGCATTTGTGCTGCGGCACATCGGCCGGCAATAATCCGCCCACCATCGATACATCAGGAGTTGTCCCCACATGAGCCAGGAGCAAAACAGCACGCCACGCCCGGCACTGCTCAGCGTCGCCCAGGCACTGGAATACATCCGCGCCGGCCTCAAACCCATCACCGGTTTCGAACAACGCGCCCTGCGCGATGCTCTCGGCCGTGTACTCGCCAGCGACGTGTCATCCCCCATCGACGTACCGCCCCATGCCAACTCGGCGATGGACGGCTACGCCCTGCGTGCCGCCGATTTACCGCCAGACGGCGAAACCGCACTGCAACTCATCGGCACCGCCCTCGCCGGCCACCCGTACAGCGGCACGGTTGCCAGCGGCCAGTGTGTGCGCATCATGACCGGAGCCAAGCTGCCGACCGGTGCCGACACGGTGGTAATGCAGGAGAATGCACGGCGCGAGGGCGATACTGTCTACATCGGTAATGGACCGCGCCAAGGTGACCATGTGCGCCTGCCCGGTGAAGACATCGCCAACGGACAAATCGTGCTGCAGCAGGGCCGCCAGCTGACACCCGCCGACCTCGGCCTGCTCGCCTCCCTCGGCATCGCCGAGGTAAAGGTGGCACGGCGTCTGCGCGTGGCCTTTTTCTCCACCGGCGATGAGCTGCGTTCCCTGGGCGAGACATTGCAGGAAGGCCAGATCTACGACAGCAACCGTTACACCCTGTACGGCATGCTGAGCCGCCTCGGAGTGGAAATCATCGACATGGGCGTGGTACGCGATCGGCGCGAGGATATCGTCACCGCCTTCCGGCAGGGTGCAGCCGTCGCCGATGTGCTCATCACTTCCGGTGGCGTATCCGTCGGTGATGCCGATTATGTGAAGGAAACGCTGGAAAGCCTCGGCAAGGTGAATTTTTGGAAGATTGCCATGAAACCGGGCAAGCCGTTGGCCTTCGGTCTGTTGGGGGAGACCGCCTTTTTTGGTCTGCCGGGCAATCCTGTGTCATCCATGGCCACCTTCTATCAGCTGGTGCAGCCGGCGCTGCAGCAGCTCATGGGCCAGACGGTTCAGCAACCGCTACGACTGCGGGTGCCGTGCATGACGCGGTTGAAAAAAACCCCGGGCCGCGCCGACTATCAGCGCGGCATTTTGGAATACGACGCCGCCGGACAGCTCACCGTGCGCAGTACCGGAGCGCAAGGTTCACATGTGCTCAGTTCGATGAGCCGGGCCAACTGCTTCATCATTCTGCCGGCGGAATGCGGCAATGTGGAGGCGGGAACGCTGGTGGAAGTACAACCCTTCGCCGGCCTGATTTGACCGGACAGGACACGGCCCGGAGCTGAAAAACAGGGCCTACAAAGAAGAAGGCCACCGTCCGGGGACGGTGGCCTTGTTCATCAGGCGGCTTTGGCGGCGCGTTTCTTACGCGCCGGCTTGCGCTTGGCCTTCTTGGCAGCGACCTTGGCGTGCTTCTTGTCGTAAGCCGCAACAGCCTTGGCAATTGCGGCCTGACGGCCTGCAAAGGCCTTTTCCTCATCCAGGACAGCCTTCAGTCGTGCCTTGGCTTCCGCAACGGCAGCACGCAGCTTGGCACGCATGGCCTTCTCGGCCTGAGCTGCCTTCTTCTTCTCGGCAGCCAGACGTGCCTTAACGGCCTTGGCCTGGGCATTCATCTTCTTCACGCTGGCCAGCACTGCCTTCTTGCCGGCAGCGATCTTCTTCGCGGGGGAACGGCGCACGGCGCGCTTCGGCGCAGCAGCCTTCTTGGTACGAACACTCTTCTTGGCAACGGCGCGTCTTGCAACTTTCGGCATGGCAACTCTTCTCCTTGTTAGTAGAGACACATGTCGAAAAACATTATAAACATAAAAACCGATGTAACAAGCAAACTTGCAATATTTTTTCAAGTACCAAATGCGCTGCCGCTCAACATGCGCACGACATCACAACGACGCACGGCTCGTGGGCTTGCACGATGTCGGTACTGACCACACTATATCCACGGCACGCCGCATGCGCGCAGACTGAAAAAATCAGCTCCCGTCACACTGCCAAGCCGCTGTGAGGAACAACAAAATGTCCAACAA is a window encoding:
- a CDS encoding N-acetylmuramoyl-L-alanine amidase; translated protein: MTTKAITALLLLVLTSAVWADAVTIRGVRMWPAPDNTRLVFDVTGDVEHSLFMLKNPDRLVIDLKNTRLDKPFVGLDLGPSLIRDIRSAPRNGSDLRVVLDLKGEVRPKSFVLRPNNEYGHRLVIDLYDTKVAAVGPAPAVPAVPAVTNAPREIVIAIDAGHGGEDPGAIGPRGTREKDVTLAVAKRLRDLVEREPGMRAVMIRDSDYFVKLQRRVEMAREHRADLFISIHADAFADRRARGASVYTLSQRGASSEHARLLADKENASDIIGGVSLDDKDDLLTSVLFDLSLTGTMEASTDVASRVLSGLGQVGHLHRSRVEQAGFRVLKSPNVPSILVETAFISNPDEERKLRDPNHQYALASSIMDGVRAYFRQNPPPGTLLAVRQDSRGQQHVIGRGDTLSGIARQYQVSLEQLRSSNDIKGDQLRVGDVLRIPAASGG
- the tsaE gene encoding tRNA (adenosine(37)-N6)-threonylcarbamoyltransferase complex ATPase subunit type 1 TsaE, with product MTASLLQLQLADAVATEALGTALARCAADGGLLLFLHGNLGAGKTTLVRGYLHGLGHGGAVKSPTYTLVEPYELAGRSVYHFDLYRLGDAEELEFLGIRDYLAGTAQCLVEWPERGAGVLPVADLELTLEYRAAGRLTRIQAGTERGEVILACLRRALAAG
- a CDS encoding NAD(P)H-hydrate dehydratase; amino-acid sequence: MPTLPHDLYRAAQVRELDRLAMELGGLGGGVLMERAGRAAFELLCRHWPEAHRIAVVCGVGNNGGDGFVVARLAREAGLEVALYQVGEASRLQGDALAAAQAVGMTARPLAPGDLRHCDVVVDALLGTGLSGAVHDAWRTAIEIINGSGRPVLALDIPSGLDADTGAVLGCAVRATLTLTFIGLKQGLLTAAGPACCGELHFASLAVPPAVYGRVPVAARRLDSAQFAAWLAPRRRDAHKGDCGHVLVVGGDLGYAGAARLAAEAAARCGAGLVSVATHAAHAAALTAARPELMCHGVESAAELEPLLRRATVVVIGPGLGQGAWGRHMLGKVLQARQPLVVDADALNLLAQEPTHRKDWVLTPHPGEAGRLLGETAAQVQANRFTAVAGLQASFGGVVVLKGPGSLVLADDGLPGICAGGNPGMASGGMGDVLSGIIAALIAQGLPLREAAGAGVCLHAAAADAAAVAGGERGLLASDLFPHLRRLVNPQ
- the queG gene encoding tRNA epoxyqueuosine(34) reductase QueG, whose translation is MADLHNSDAHDYTALVQQIRQWGAALGFQQVGISHTDLSAAETELNQWLAAGHHGEMGYMAQHGSKRSRPAELVPGTLSIISARMDYLPPAAEPWGVLQNGTRGYIARYALGRDYHKLIRTRLQQLAAQIEGAIGPYGYRVFSDSAPVLEKPIAAQAGLGWVGKHSNLLTRQGSWFFLGEIYTDLPLPADRAASAHCGRCTACIDLCPTRAIIAPYTVDARLCISYLTIELHGAIPEPLRPLLGNRIYGCDDCQLVCPWNGHARHTAEPDFLPRRGLDAPQLVDLFAWSEQDFLHRTEGSPLRRLGHERWLRNIAVALGNAPADATIRSALQQRSEHPSALVREHVAWALRRQQQRTENRT
- a CDS encoding PfkB family carbohydrate kinase, with product MARILAVGIATLDIINLVEDYPPEDAEVRALEQETRRGGNATNTLVVLSQFGHQCSWAGTLADEPDARLIRADLARHAIDTSAVEWLPRGKVPTSYITLSQRSGSRTIVHYRDLPEYSFEHFRAIDLTRFDWIHFEGRNVEVTQRMLERVTKLHPELPCSLEVEKPRPGIEQLFPYPDLLLFSRVYARACGFQRAEGLFDRVRAQAPTAQLVCAWGEGGAYARDRDGRGYHTPAFPPPRLVDTLAAGDVFNAGIIHGLARKRPLELTLIEAARLAGRKCGQQGIEGLAD
- a CDS encoding sensor domain-containing diguanylate cyclase, giving the protein MDTAPFIETFRELNDSFLKLIDSLSALRGLSALRVYGQSDSQLLGSALDVLMQNQDMERCSVYLLRDGKLVNAAGLDWADMIGLTQERSSGHAPLFASFEVGEGLVGMAAQTGLLQHSRNCENDPRFARNCRGISPAAMTIGSLISLPIKASGEVLGVLNVSHPHAEFFTEAQERSLVIFANFLGQMLVNNRLLNSMENMVRERTRQLEQALADAEALKRRYAELSVIDELTGLHNRRFFFPESRSALARSLRYKKGFCLLLLDIDHFKGINDVHGHNLGDEVLRRCAELLRQQVREVDVLARFGGEEFIIAVPDTELEGAKQLAERIRAAVKDTEFNIDGRRIKVTVSIGIACLLAQDKADAQIILERLISEADQALYFGKHNGRDKACAYPEIACFL
- a CDS encoding HDOD domain-containing protein gives rise to the protein MHISHTVTETRLEIQKLNRLPPMSLVAQELLAVFAEGDMDVQRIAAIIEKDPPLLARLIGLANSAYFGYPERVATAEDAIFKVLGINIARSLAFSMVLAGPFRTSHCPSFHVDEYWASAMVTATLAQRLARLVEEEPRPHGGNAYLAGLLHNLGLLALVHLYPDEMAWVFDRLAQEPGLSLAAAETAALGADHLQVGGWLARKWHLPAFAVAAIEHHRDVAYNGEYQPLVRLIGFCAQWAARLQRENEAVDLGTLTALGIPPVEAESELGEMLAKRDEIALLARLLADG
- a CDS encoding NUDIX domain-containing protein; translated protein: MTIQTQTGGPAEPTVEIVEQRTCYQGFFRMEHYRLRHRRYDGGMSPLLSRELFERGHAAAVLPYDPVLDRIVLLEQFRIGALDAPGGPWLLEIVAGIIESGETAAEVVEREMLEEAGCTLLALEPICEYLVSPGGTSERISLYCGRVDAAGVGGIHGLAAEGEDIRVFTVTFAEAMALLSSGRINSASPIIALQWLQLNRSRLQQLWSP
- the mobA gene encoding molybdenum cofactor guanylyltransferase MobA: MPVQTALPAITAVILAGGRARRMAGADKALLPLAGRPLLAHVIAALRPQVDMILLNSNRAAAAYASFGLPVIADTLPDQPGPLAGLLAALQASTSDLVLCVPCDTPCLPAALVQRMYTALSQAAADVCTVSDGERLHAAIMLAHRRVQPALESYLISGGRKVQDWLHSQKLVVADFSDQSAAFSNINTAQDLQALEQRFSAHEC